One Purpureocillium takamizusanense chromosome 1, complete sequence genomic window carries:
- a CDS encoding Adenylate cyclase (TransMembrane:1 (o1693-1712i)~COG:T~EggNog:ENOG503NUNK) gives MSRARRASGDDGQVSPTSTSAAAGRGALSPSSTTSNVSVPDRRLSDLTNYRRELAAIDGAQGGSRNASIGGSAGGGISLASTSSHATPWMSQPGSASMSGGGQPSRGLPTSFYNDSSDSLSVTSQLSPTLPSSATFGGGGGGGASSSAPPLYAGAAAAAAAAGPARPFAAPPGSASGSGSGCHGGLQLLPGSHDSPDAAYFSPDGRRPSVASVTTTASSQGSKTSVTRGGFRKLQGFFGEEFPGRDSSESSLPISLGKDQRSRSYSHTRPSHRDRNYSNATDPRDPSPSSSRPRTPVPAPEVVPFLYQDNTDIARYGEAPVREFMTGPDRERYASTAESTASQVPPKSSSSARSGGVHLPGHHYHRHNKSNEDPRTLRPSVSREDTLATSYPRERGPSVPMNIQRSRAHSPTPSAMSGPPPGSRSGHADGQISPGHHGKRGLLGRLRRHKDKDDGSKLRDMPSSTRSLQAKGSRPDISRPDMSPSPFPGYWPSASDMSDSQDPRAAAQRAATFNNKFPFSKKGRTQRGVDYTEEAIGPTDRNDPGHVYHLDTNLNDMEGILTKPPALPPMDVSFVNSLYGDRKESVVEPKGGWDAPDSWAVRRGTEERSNHTTDADEVGSPPRPEEKLAPYFIRIFRSDGTFSTHSMALDSTVSDVISQVVKKTYVVDGLENYHIIMKKHDLIRVLTPPERPLLMQKRLLQQVGYEEKDRIEELGREDNGYLCRFMFLSARESDFHARTTDLGITRSQKLNYVDLSGRNLVTIPISLYLKASDIISLNLSRNLSLDVPRDFIQSCKHLRDIKFTNNEARKLPLSLGRAGKLTYLDISNNRVEQLEHAELGGLTGLLKMNLANNRLTHLPPSFGAYQALRSLNISSNFLDMFPPFLCELHSLVDLDLSFNAIATLPEEIGNLKNLEKLLITNNRLSEDVPHGFRQLISLRELDIKYNSITSIDIISELPKLELLYAAHNRVSSFVGRFERIRQLKLNSNPLNKFEIIEPVPTLKTLNLSHAQLASIDSAFSNMTNLERLVLDKNYFVSLPPQIGALSRLEHFSIANNSVGELPPQIGCLTDLRVLDVRGNNISKLPMEIWWANKLETFNASSNVLDVFPKPASRPPRLPGEESSGPPPVQNGKALPLATLPSTPSSEELSDERRPSQASSTLLSVGPSPVQNGENRKSSVVSLYGKGGRKTSVVSRAASQGTQGTGSSSAPPAAMRKDSGLSSRLTNTFAGSLRNLYLADNRLDDDVFDQITLLSELRVLNLSYNDEISDMPQRSIKSWPQLVELYLSGNGLTTVPADDLEESSLLQALYINSNKFTNLPADISRAKKLAVLDCGSNSLKYNISNVPYDWNWNLNPNLRYLNLSGNKRLEIKQTAWGGIDGPGAVNREQYTDFSRLVNLRILGLMDVTLTQPSIPDQSEDRRVRTSGSLAGHLPYGMADTLGKNEHLSTVDLVVPRFNSSETEMLLGLFDGQALSSGGSKIAKYLHENFGHIFALELKSLKTRAGETPIDALRRAFLALNKDLVTIAVQHTEERPKTTHRGSAQPVVLSKEDLNSGGVATVVYLQGTELYVANVGDAQAMVIHTDGKHQMLTRKHDPAEPSERSRIREAGGWVSRNGRLNDLLQVSRAFGYVDLMPAVQAAPHVSSMTVKEQDDIILMATSELWEYLDANLITDIARAERTDLMRAAQKLRDLAMAYGASGKIMVMMISVADLKRRVERSRLHRGTSMSLYPSGVPDEAQMLSTRRVRKAKGDVLDSSLNRLEAEIPAPTGNFAIIFTDIKNSTTLWELYPSAMRSAIKLHNEVMRRQLRRVGGYEVKTEGDAFMVAFPTPTSALLWCFAVQLRLLDVNWPAEILNSASGEIIHDKDGTLIFRGLSVRMGIHFGGDCVSETDPITRRMDYFGPMVNKAARIAAVADGGQITVSTDFISEIQRCLEGYQETERHSSAGSEEAFDDESYAAAIQKDLRSLTSQGFEVKEMGERKLKGLENPETIYTLYAHALAGRIEYHQLHEPREEGPDKPAILAPGAELAFDPETIWALWRVSLRLEMLCSTLEEIRGSGLQPPETELLERMKSRGGEVTDRFLLNFMEHQVSRIETCVSTLAMRHIAIGGGVLRELNDLRAPMASVLDFFANQQKELEQYRKMYGALPQPSGKDGPLRLKQVVEEAEEDQEDTNAAEHGAETDSEADHN, from the exons ATGTCTCGCGCACGCAGAGCCTCGGGGGACGACGGCCAAGTGTCCCCAACGTCGActtctgccgccgccggccgcggcgccctctcgccctcgtcgacgacatcgaaCGTCTCCGTGcccgaccgccgcctcagCGACCTCACCAACTACCGACGCGAACTGGCCGCCATTGACGGAGCGCAGGGAGGCTCGCGCAACGCCTCGATaggcggcagcgcgggcggcggcatctcgcTGGCCAGCACCAGCTCGCACGCGACGCCGTGGATGTCGCAGCCTGGGTCCGCGTCcatgtcgggcggcggccagccgtcGCGGGGCCTGCCGACGAGTTTCTACAACGACTCAAGCGACAGCCTGTCGGTGACGTCGCAGCTGTCGCCCaccctgccgtcgtcggcgacgtttggtggtggtggtggtggtggagcgtcatcgtctgcgccgccgttgtacgctggagcagcagcagcagcagcagcagcggggcccgcccgcccattTGCCGCACCGCCCGGGTCTGCGTCTGGTTCTGGGTCTGGGTGCCACGGggggctccagctgctgcccggGTCCCACGACTCGCCCGACGCGGCCTATTTCAGCCCCGACGGAAGGCGACCGTCGGTGGCTAGCGTCACCACAacggccagcagccaggGCTCCAAGACTAGCGTcacccgcggcggcttcCGCAAACTCCAGGGCTTTTTCGGTGAGGAGTTTCCTGGCCGCGACAGCTCCGAGAGCAGCCTCCCCATCTCGCTCGGCAAGGACCAGCGCTCGCGCTCCTACAGCCATACCCGGCCCTCGCATCGCGACCGCAACTACTCCAATGCCACGGATCCCCGCGAcccctcgccttcctcgtcgaggccgcgaACGCCTGTGCCCGCCCCCGAGGTCGTCCCCTTTCTCTACCAGGACAATACT GACATTGCGCGGTACGGAGAGGCGCCCGTCCGAGAGTTCATGACGGGGCCCGACCGCGAACGTTACGCTAGCACCGCCGAAAGCACGGCCTCCCAAGTGCCGCCCAAGTCGTCTTCGTCTGCGCGATCCGGCGGCGTGCACCTCCCCGGCCATCACTACCACCGCCACAATAAAAGCAATGAGGACCCGCGAACACTGAGGCCGAGCGTCAGCAGGGAAGACACGCTCGCTACAAGCTATCCCCGCGAACGGGGCCCGTCGGTCCCCATGAACATCCAACGGTCGAGGGCGCATAGCCCGACCCCGAGCGCCATGAGCGGCCCGCCCCCGGGCTCCCGGTCTGGCCATGCCGACGGCCAGATTTCGCCTGGCCACCATGGCAAACGCGGCCTGCTCGGTCGCCTCCGGCGgcacaaggacaaggacgacggctccaagctgcgcgacatgccctcgtcgacccggTCTCTGCAGGCCAAGGGATCGAGGCCAGACATCTCGCGACCGGACATGTCTCCGTCCCCCTTCCCGGGCTACTGGCCCAGCGCATCGGACATGAGTGACTCGCAGGacccgagggcggccgcgcagcGAGCGGCCACTTTTAACAACAAGTTCCCCTTCTCCAAAAAGGGCCGCACGCAACGAGGTGTCGACTACACCGAAGAGGCCATCGGGCCCACCGACCGAAACGATCCGGGCCATGTATACCATCTCGATACGAACCTCAACGACATGGAGGGTATTCTGACTAAGCCTCCCGCGTTACCCCCCATGGACGTGTCCTTTGTCAACAGTCTCTACGGCGATCGCAAGGAGTCGGTCGTTGAGCCCAAGGGCGGCTGGGATGCCCCCGACAGCTGGGCCGTCCGTCGCGGCACCGAGGAGCGGTCGAACCATACCacagacgccgacgaggtgggcagtccgccacggcccgaggagaagctggcgCCGTATTTTATTCGCATCTTCCGGTCCGACGGCACGTTTTCCACGCACTCGATGGCTCTTGACTCGACCGTCAGCGACGTAATATCTCAAGTCGTCAAGAAGACGTAtgttgtcgacggcctggagAACTATCACATCATCATGAAGAAGCACGACTTGATACGTGTTCTCACGCCCCCGGAGCGGCCGCTGCTCATGCAGAAGCGGCTGTTGCAGCAGGTCGGCTATGAGGAAAAGGACAGGATAGAGGAACTCGGCCGCGAGGATAACGGCTACCTCTGCCGCTTCATGTTTCTCTCCGCCAGGGAGAGTGACTTTCACGCTCGGACGACCGATCTTGGCATCACTCGCTCCCAAAAGCTCAACTATGTCGACCTCTCTGGTCGCAATCTTGTCACGATTCCCATCTCCCTCTACCTCAAGGCCTCCGACATTATTTCTCTGAATCTGTCGCGCAACCTGTCACTTGACGTACCACGAGACTTCATCCAGTCCTGTAAACACCTTCGAGACATCAAATTCACCAATAACGAAGCAAGAAAACTACCGTTGAGCCTTGGACGCGCCGGCAAGCTGACGTATCTCGACATCTCAAACAACAGGGTCGAGCAGCTTGAGCACGCCGAGCTCGGGGGCCTCACGGGTCTTCTCAAGATGAATCTTGCCAACAACAGACTGACGCACTTACCGCCGTCGTTTGGCGCATATCAGGCGTTGAGAAGTCTCAACATCTCCTCCAACTTCCTCGACATGTTCCCGCCTTTCCTCTGTGAGCTGCATAGCCTCGTAGATCTCGATCTCAGCTTCAACGCCATAGCAACCTTGCCCGAGGAGATTGGCAATCTGAAAAACCTCGAGAAGCTTCTTATCACCAACAACCGACTCTCAGAAGATGTCCCGCACGGCTTCCGTCAGCTCATCAGCCTGCGGGAGCTCGATATCAAGTACAACTCCATCACGAGCATCGACATCATTTCGGAGCTTCCCAAACTGGAGCTTCTGTATGCAGCTCACAATCGTGTCTCCTCCTTTGTGGGTCGCTTTGAACGCATTCGCCAGCTGAAGCTCAACTCGAACCCTCTGAATAAGTTTGAGATCATCGAGCCGGTACCGACACTCAAGACATTGAATCTATCCCACGCCCAGTTGGCCAGCATTGACTCGGCCTTTTCTAATATGACGAACCTggagcgcctcgtcctggACAAGAATTACTTCGTgtcactgccgccgcagatCGGAGCCCTGAGCAGACTTGAGCACTTCAGCATCGCCAACAACTCGGTGGGCGAGCTGCCGCCTCAGATTGGGTGCCTCACCGACTTGCGCGTTCTTGACGTCCGCGGGAACAACATCTCCAAACTTCCCATGGAGATTTGGTGGGCAAACAAGCTCGAGACGTTCAATGCATCATCCAACGTCCTCGACGTGTTTCCCAAACCGGCCTCGAGACCTCCCCGGCTGCCGGGAGAGGAGTCGTCtggaccgccgccggtgcaGAATGGCAAGGCCCTGCCACTGGCCACGCTGCCATCTACACCCAGCTCCGAAGAACTCTCAGACGAACGGAGGCCGAGCCAGGCTTCCAGCACGCTGCTCAGTGTAGGCCCTTCGCCGGTGCAAAACGGCGAGAACCGGAAGAGCTCGGTCGTGTCTCTCtacggcaagggcggccgcAAGACGTCGGTTGTTTCGAGAGCCGCATCACAGGGAACGCAGGGGACTGGATCCAGCAGCGCGCCCCCGGCAGCCATGCGGAAAGATTCGGGTCTGTCGTCAAGGCTCACAAACACCTTTGCCGGCTCCCTGCGCAATTTGTACCTCGCGGACAATCGcctggacgacgatgtcTTTGACCAGATTACGTTGCTGAGCGAGCTTCGAGTCTTGAACCTGTCGTATAACGATGAGATTAGCGACATGCCTCAGAGATCCATCAAGAGCTGGCCGCAACTCGTGGAGCTGTATCTGTCCGGAAATGGCCTCACGACAGTTCCGGCGGATGACCTGGAGGAGTCGAGCCTGCTACAAGCGCTCTACATCAACAGCAACAAGTTCACCAACCTGCCGGCCGATATCTCTAGGGCCaagaagctcgccgtcctggACTGTGGCAGCAACTCGTTGAAATACAACATCTCCAACGTGCCCTACGATTGGAACTGGAACCTGAACCCCAACCTGCGATACCTCAACTTGTCTGGCAACAAGCGGTTGGAAATCAAACAAACTGCATGGGGAGGCATCGACGGGCCAGGTGCCGTCAATCGGGAACAGTACACGGATTTCAGCCGGCTGGTCAACCTGAGGATACTGGGTTTGATGGACGTCACCTTGACGCAACCCAGCATTCCGGACCAGAGCGAAGACCGACGTGTGCGCACGTCTGGCTCGCTGGCAGGCCACCTCCCTTATGGCATGGCCGACACGCTCGGTAAGAACGAGCACTTGTCGACGGTCGATCTGGTTGTGCCTCGCTTCAACTCGTCTGAGACGGAGATGCTTCTGGGGCTGTTCGACGGACAGGCTCTCTCTAGCGGCGGCTCCAAGATTGCCAAGTATCTGCACGAGAACTTCGGACACATATTTGCCTTGGAGCTCAAAAGCCTCAAGACGCGCGCAGGCGAGACTCCCATCGACGCCCTTCGTCGGGCATTCCTAGCGCTCAACAAGGACCTCGTGACCATCGCCGTCCAGCACACCGAAGAGCGGCCCAAGACGACGCATAGGGGATCGGCGCAGCCGGTCGTTCTGAGCAAGGAGGACCTGaactcgggcggcgtcgccactGTCGTCTATCTCCAGGGCACCGAGCTCTACGTCGCCAACGTTGGCGACGCGCAGGCCATGGTCATCCACACCGACGGGAAGCACCAGATGCTCACTCGCAAGCACGACCCCGCTGAGCCGTCCGAGCGGTCCAGGATTCGCGAAGCAGGCGGCTGGGTGTCCCGCAACGGGCGGCTGAACGACTTGCTTCAGGTCTCGAGGGCATTTGGATACGTCGACCTGATGCCTGCGGTtcaggcggcgccgcatgTCAGCAGCATGACGGTCAAGGAGCAGGACGACATCATCTTGATGGCGACGAGTGAGCTGTGGGAGTACCTCGATGCCAACCTAATCACAGACATTGCCAGGGCCGAGCGAACGGACCTCATGCGCGCCGCTCAGAAATTACGAGACCTTGCCATGGCGTACGGTGCGTCGGGCAAGAtcatggtgatgatgataagCGTTGCGGACCTGAAACGGCGCGTTGAGAGATCACGCCTGCACCGCGGCACGAGCATGTCGCTGTACCCATCAGGCGTGCCGGACGAGGCTCAGAtgctgtcgacgaggagggttcgcaaggccaagggcgacgTGCTGGACTCGTCCCTCAACCGCCTCGAGGCAGAGATTCCCGCGCCGACGGGTAACTTTGCCATCATCTTCACCGACATCAAAAATTCGACGACGCTGTGGGAGCTGTACCCCAGCGCCATGCGGTCCGCGATCAAGCTTCACAACGAGGTGATGCGTCGGCAGCTCCGACGGGTCGGAGGGTACGAAGTCAAGACCGAAGGCGACGCCTTTATGGTGGCGTTTCCTACTCCCACTTCGGCGCTGCTGTGGTGCTTTGCCGTGCAGCTCCGACTATTGGACGTTAACTGGCCTGCCGAGATTCTCAATTCGGCGTCTGGGGAAATCATCCACGACAAGGATGGCACCCTCATATTCCGAGGCCTGTCGGTGAGGATGGGCATCCACTTTGGTGGAGACTGCGTGAGCGAAACCGACCCCATCACTCGGCGCATGGACTACTTCGGGCCCATGGTGAACAAGGCGGCTCGTATCGCGGCAGTGGCCGACGGTGGCCAGATCACTGTATCGACGGATTTCATCAGTGAGATCCAGAGGTGCCTAGAGGGCTACCAAGAGACGGAGCGTCACAGCTCCGCGGGGTCCGAGGAGGcgttcgacgacgagtcaTATGCGGCGGCGATACAGAAAGACCTGCGCTCGCTCACATCCCAGGGCTTCGAAGTCAAAGAGATGGGTGAGAGGAAGCTCAAGGGGCTGGAAAACCCAGAAACCATCTATACGCTGTATGCGCACGCCCTAGCGGGCCGCATCGAGTACCATCAACTACACGAGCCGCGCGAGGAAGGCCCCGACAAACCGGCAATCTTGGCGCCTGGTGCCGAGCTGGCCTTTGACCCCGAGACCATTTGGGCCTTGTGGAGAGTCAGTCTGCGACTTGAGATGCTCTGCAgcacgctcgaggagattAGAGGCTCCGGGCTGCAGCCACCGGAGACGGAGCTCCTAGAGCGTATGAAGTCCCGAGGCGGCGAAGTGACGGACAGGTTCCTGCTCAACTTTATGGAGCACCAAGTGAGCAGAATAGAG ACCTGCGTCTCGACTTTGGCCATGCGACACAttgccattggcggcggtgTGCTTCGGGAGCTCAACGATCTACGGGCACCCATGGCATCCGTGCTTGACTTCTTTGCAAATCAACAGAAGGAGCTGGAGCAGTATCGCAAGATGTACGGTGCTCTGCCCCAACCTAGCGGCAAGGATGGACCGCTGCGGCTGAAGCAGGTGGTGGAAGAGGCAGAAGAGGATCAGGAGGACACCAATGCGGCAGAGCACGGTGCCGAGACAGACAGCGAAGCGGATCACAACTGA